The following coding sequences are from one Mycobacterium bourgelatii window:
- a CDS encoding FAD-binding oxidoreductase gives MKWNAWGDPAAAKPLSDGIRALLKQAVGLDDSEKSELEPDQVKVRPSSLTQEHQDALAKIVGAEYFRTADRDRLLHAGGKSTPDLLRRKDTGVQDAPDAVLLPGDDDTISEILRYCSEHGIAIVPFGGGTNVTGGLDPVRADFSAVISLDLRRFNELHSLDEESGIAELGAGVTGPDAERLLGEHGFSLGHFPQSFEYATIGGFAATRSSGQDSAGYGRFNDMILGLRLVTPVGVWDVGRVAASAAGPDLRQLAIGSEGVLGVITKVRLRVHRKPETTRYEAWSFPDFATGAAALRAITQTGTGPTVVRLSDEVESGVNLATHEAIGENQFTGGCLGLTLFEGTKEHAESRHAETRALIEANGGKSLGEDPARTWEHGRFSAPYLRDSLLAAGALCETLETATHWSNLGALKAAVTEALTTSLAASGTPALVMCHISHVYPTGASLYFTVVAGQRGNPLEQWWAAKRAACDAIMATGGTITHHHAVGADHRAWMSDEVGDLGVQVLKAVKATLDPAGILNPGKLIP, from the coding sequence ATGAAATGGAACGCGTGGGGAGATCCCGCCGCGGCCAAGCCCCTTTCCGACGGCATCCGGGCTTTGCTGAAGCAGGCGGTGGGACTGGACGACTCCGAAAAGTCGGAACTCGAACCCGACCAGGTCAAAGTGCGTCCGTCCTCGTTGACCCAGGAACACCAGGACGCGCTGGCCAAGATCGTCGGCGCCGAATACTTCCGGACGGCCGACCGCGACCGGCTGCTGCACGCGGGCGGGAAGTCGACCCCAGATCTGCTGCGCCGCAAGGACACCGGCGTCCAGGACGCACCCGATGCGGTACTGCTGCCGGGCGATGACGACACCATCAGCGAAATCCTGCGGTACTGCTCCGAGCACGGCATCGCGATCGTCCCGTTCGGCGGCGGCACCAACGTCACCGGCGGGCTCGACCCGGTGCGCGCCGACTTCAGTGCGGTGATCTCACTCGATTTGCGGCGCTTCAACGAGTTGCACTCGCTCGACGAGGAATCCGGCATCGCCGAGTTGGGGGCGGGCGTCACCGGTCCCGACGCCGAACGCCTGCTCGGTGAGCACGGTTTCTCCCTCGGGCACTTCCCCCAGAGCTTCGAGTACGCCACCATCGGCGGCTTCGCCGCGACCCGCTCGTCCGGCCAGGACTCGGCCGGCTATGGCCGCTTCAACGACATGATCCTCGGGTTACGCCTGGTCACCCCGGTGGGCGTGTGGGATGTCGGGCGCGTGGCGGCGTCGGCCGCCGGGCCCGACCTGCGCCAGCTGGCCATCGGCTCGGAAGGCGTGTTGGGCGTCATCACCAAAGTGCGGCTGCGCGTGCACCGGAAACCGGAGACCACCCGATACGAGGCATGGTCATTCCCCGACTTCGCCACCGGCGCCGCGGCCCTGCGCGCCATCACCCAGACCGGCACCGGACCCACCGTCGTCCGGCTTTCCGACGAGGTCGAAAGCGGAGTCAACCTGGCCACGCACGAGGCGATCGGCGAAAACCAGTTCACCGGTGGATGTTTGGGCCTGACGTTGTTCGAGGGCACCAAGGAACACGCCGAGAGCCGGCATGCCGAGACACGCGCGCTGATCGAAGCCAACGGCGGCAAGTCGTTGGGCGAAGACCCGGCCCGCACCTGGGAGCACGGCAGGTTCAGCGCGCCGTATCTGCGCGACTCGCTGCTGGCCGCGGGCGCGCTGTGCGAAACGCTGGAGACCGCCACCCACTGGTCCAACCTCGGTGCGCTGAAAGCGGCTGTCACCGAGGCACTGACCACCTCACTCGCCGCCTCGGGCACCCCGGCCCTGGTGATGTGCCACATCTCGCACGTCTACCCGACCGGCGCCTCGCTCTACTTCACCGTCGTCGCCGGGCAGCGCGGCAATCCGCTCGAGCAGTGGTGGGCGGCCAAACGGGCGGCCTGCGATGCCATCATGGCCACCGGTGGAACGATCACTCACCACCACGCGGTCGGCGCCGACCACCGCGCCTGGATGTCCGACGAGGTGGGCGATCTGGGCGTGCAAGTGCTGAAGGCGGTCAAGGCGACCCTGGACCCGGCCGGAATTCTCAACCCCGGCAAACTGATTCCGTGA
- a CDS encoding diacylglycerol kinase yields the protein MTSDSPANPGQLNRREIAKVTALTNPLSGHGAAVQASQHAIARLQQRGVEVIEIVGENAEDARYLLAAAVEKGTDAVVVTGGDGVITNALQVLAGTDVPLGIIPAGTGNDHARAFGIPTSDPDAAADIVVDGYAETIDLGQIRDTHGVTKWFGTVAATGFDSLVTDRANRMTWPHGRLRYYVAMFAELSQYRALPFRLVLDGDQEIEADLTLTAFGNTRSYGGGLLICPTADPTDGLLDITMVAAGSRTKLVRFFPTLMKGSHVELDEVTTARAKSIHVECPGINVYADGDFACPLPADISVVPAALQVLRPKRS from the coding sequence GTGACCTCGGATAGCCCGGCGAACCCCGGACAACTGAACCGGCGTGAGATCGCCAAGGTCACCGCGCTCACCAATCCGCTGTCGGGGCACGGCGCGGCGGTGCAGGCGTCGCAGCATGCCATTGCCCGGTTGCAGCAGCGCGGCGTGGAAGTCATCGAGATCGTCGGTGAAAACGCCGAGGATGCCCGTTACCTACTAGCCGCGGCGGTGGAGAAGGGCACCGACGCCGTCGTCGTCACCGGCGGCGACGGCGTCATCACCAATGCGCTGCAGGTGCTTGCGGGGACCGATGTTCCCTTGGGCATCATCCCCGCGGGCACCGGCAACGATCACGCGCGCGCATTCGGCATCCCCACAAGTGATCCCGACGCCGCCGCTGACATCGTCGTGGACGGTTACGCGGAAACCATTGATCTGGGCCAGATCCGGGACACCCACGGGGTCACCAAGTGGTTCGGCACCGTGGCGGCAACCGGTTTCGATTCCCTGGTCACCGATCGTGCGAATCGCATGACGTGGCCCCACGGACGGTTGCGTTACTACGTCGCCATGTTCGCCGAGCTGTCTCAGTACCGCGCTTTGCCGTTCCGGTTGGTGCTCGACGGTGATCAGGAGATCGAGGCCGACCTGACGCTGACGGCGTTCGGCAACACCCGCAGCTACGGCGGCGGACTACTGATCTGCCCGACCGCCGATCCCACCGACGGTCTGCTCGATATCACCATGGTCGCTGCGGGATCCCGGACGAAGTTGGTCCGCTTCTTCCCCACCCTCATGAAGGGCTCCCACGTGGAGCTGGACGAAGTGACCACCGCGCGAGCCAAGTCCATCCACGTCGAGTGCCCCGGCATCAACGTCTACGCCGACGGCGACTTTGCGTGCCCGTTGCCCGCCGATATCTCGGTAGTCCCGGCGGCGCTGCAGGTGCTGCGCCCCAAGCGATCCTGA
- a CDS encoding DUF3145 domain-containing protein — translation MHASNQFADVTTGVVYIHASPAAVCPHVEWALSSTLQATANLVWTPQPAMPGQLRAVTNWMGPVGTGARLANALRSWSVLRFEVTEDPSPGVDGQRFSHTPQLGLWSGAMSANGDIMVGEMRLRAMMAQGADTLAAELDSVLGTAWDEALEVYRDGGDAGEVTWLSRGVG, via the coding sequence ATGCATGCGTCGAATCAGTTCGCCGACGTGACGACCGGCGTGGTGTACATCCACGCCTCGCCCGCGGCGGTGTGCCCGCATGTCGAGTGGGCGTTGTCGTCGACCCTGCAGGCCACTGCGAACTTGGTATGGACACCGCAGCCGGCCATGCCCGGGCAGCTGCGCGCCGTCACCAACTGGATGGGTCCGGTCGGGACCGGCGCCCGGTTGGCGAACGCGCTGCGCTCCTGGTCGGTGCTGCGGTTCGAAGTCACCGAGGACCCCAGCCCCGGCGTCGACGGCCAGCGATTCAGCCACACCCCGCAGCTCGGCCTGTGGAGCGGGGCGATGAGCGCCAACGGGGACATCATGGTGGGCGAGATGCGGTTGCGGGCGATGATGGCTCAAGGAGCCGACACCCTTGCCGCTGAGCTGGATTCGGTGCTGGGGACGGCGTGGGACGAGGCGCTCGAGGTGTACCGCGACGGTGGCGACGCGGGTGAGGTCACCTGGTTGAGCCGCGGCGTCGGCTGA
- a CDS encoding serine hydrolase domain-containing protein produces MAAPDALAALDDWPVSNAAAAVIGPGAVLATHGETERVFALASVTKPLVARAVQVAIEEGAVDLDTEAGPPGATVRHLLAHTSGLSMQSNKVLAEPGTRRIYSNYGFTVLAETVQRESGIEFGDYLTEAVFEPLGMATTKLEGGTAAAGFGASSTVADLVAFAGDLLRPSTVSEQMHAHATAVQFPGLDGVLPGYGVQRPNDWGLGFEIRDGKSPHWTGSRNSARTYGHFGQAGGFIWVDPEADLALVVLTDRGFGEWALDIWPAVSDAVLAEHGR; encoded by the coding sequence ATGGCGGCTCCAGACGCGCTAGCCGCGCTTGACGACTGGCCGGTGTCGAACGCCGCGGCCGCGGTGATCGGGCCCGGCGCGGTGTTGGCCACTCACGGCGAGACCGAGCGCGTGTTCGCGCTGGCCTCGGTGACCAAGCCGCTGGTGGCCCGCGCGGTTCAGGTCGCGATCGAGGAGGGCGCGGTCGACCTCGACACCGAGGCCGGCCCGCCCGGGGCCACCGTCCGCCACCTCTTGGCGCACACTTCGGGGCTGTCCATGCAGTCCAACAAGGTGCTGGCCGAACCCGGGACTCGCCGGATCTACTCCAACTACGGGTTCACGGTGCTGGCCGAAACCGTGCAGCGTGAGTCGGGGATCGAATTCGGCGATTACCTGACCGAGGCCGTCTTTGAGCCGCTGGGCATGGCGACCACCAAGTTGGAAGGCGGCACGGCAGCGGCCGGGTTCGGGGCGTCGTCGACGGTCGCCGACCTGGTCGCTTTCGCCGGCGATTTGCTCCGGCCGTCGACGGTCTCGGAGCAGATGCACGCCCACGCGACGGCCGTACAGTTTCCCGGTCTGGACGGGGTGCTGCCCGGGTACGGAGTGCAGCGGCCCAACGACTGGGGGCTGGGTTTCGAGATCCGGGACGGCAAATCTCCGCATTGGACCGGGTCGCGCAACTCGGCGCGCACCTACGGTCATTTCGGGCAGGCGGGTGGGTTTATCTGGGTAGATCCGGAGGCGGACCTGGCGTTGGTGGTGCTCACCGATCGGGGTTTCGGTGAGTGGGCGCTGGATATCTGGCCTGCGGTTTCCGACGCGGTTTTGGCCGAGCACGGCCGATGA
- a CDS encoding class I SAM-dependent methyltransferase: MATASGTSETVEDFSERIVGAIDNASLALLLSVGHQTGLLDAMADLPPSTSAEIAAAADLNERYVREWLGGMTAGRVIEYDPETATYSLPAHRAAVLTRAAGPDNLAAIAQFMPLLSGVEQKIVDCFRAGGGLPYSEYPRFHKLMAETSGAVFDAALIDVVLPLADGLVDRLRSGVDVADFGCGSGHAVNLMARTFPASRFTGIDFSDEAIAAGIAEAERMGLTNATFESHDLPQFDTVEAYDVITVFDAIHDQAKPAKVLENIHRALRPGGVFLMADTKASSRVEDNVGVPMSTYLYTVSLMHCMTVSLALGGAGLGAAWGRQLAEKMLADAGFDDVLVAEAEKDPINYYYIARK; encoded by the coding sequence ATGGCTACAGCATCCGGAACATCCGAGACCGTCGAAGACTTCAGCGAACGAATAGTTGGCGCTATCGACAACGCCAGCCTGGCGCTTCTGCTGAGCGTCGGACATCAGACCGGCCTTCTGGATGCGATGGCAGACCTGCCGCCTTCCACCAGTGCCGAAATCGCCGCCGCCGCCGACCTCAACGAGCGCTATGTCCGGGAGTGGCTGGGCGGCATGACAGCTGGGCGGGTTATCGAGTACGACCCCGAGACCGCCACCTACTCGTTGCCCGCCCACCGCGCCGCGGTGCTGACCCGAGCGGCCGGGCCCGACAACCTCGCGGCGATAGCGCAATTCATGCCACTGCTCAGCGGTGTCGAACAAAAGATCGTCGACTGCTTCCGTGCCGGGGGTGGACTGCCCTACAGCGAATACCCCCGCTTTCACAAGTTGATGGCGGAGACGAGTGGCGCGGTTTTCGACGCCGCGCTCATCGACGTCGTGTTGCCCTTGGCGGACGGACTCGTCGACCGGCTGCGGTCCGGTGTCGATGTGGCCGACTTCGGCTGCGGCAGCGGTCATGCCGTGAACCTGATGGCGCGGACGTTCCCGGCCAGCCGGTTCACCGGCATCGATTTCTCTGACGAGGCGATCGCGGCGGGCATCGCCGAGGCGGAGCGCATGGGTCTGACGAACGCGACCTTCGAAAGCCACGACCTGCCCCAGTTCGACACGGTCGAGGCCTACGACGTCATCACGGTGTTCGACGCCATCCACGACCAGGCGAAGCCGGCCAAAGTGCTGGAGAACATTCACCGCGCCTTGCGTCCGGGCGGCGTGTTCTTGATGGCCGACACGAAGGCGTCGAGCCGCGTCGAGGACAACGTCGGGGTGCCGATGAGCACCTACCTCTACACCGTCTCGTTGATGCACTGCATGACGGTGTCGCTGGCGTTGGGCGGGGCCGGGCTGGGCGCGGCATGGGGCCGTCAGTTGGCCGAGAAGATGCTGGCGGACGCCGGTTTTGACGACGTGTTGGTGGCCGAGGCCGAAAAGGATCCGATCAACTACTACTACATCGCGCGCAAGTGA
- a CDS encoding S-(hydroxymethyl)mycothiol dehydrogenase → MSQTVRGVISRKKGEPVELVDIVIPDPGPGEAVVDIIACGVCHTDLTYREGGINDEYPFLLGHEAAGRVEAVGPGVTSVEPGDFVILNWRAVCGQCRACKRGRPSLCFSTFNAEQKMTLTDGTELTPALGIGAFADKTLVAAGQCTKVNDEADPAVAGLLGCGVMAGIGAAINTGGVTRDDTVAVIGCGGVGDAAIAGAALVGAKKIIAVDTDNTKLDWARKFGATHTINARDLDVVETIQDLTDGFGTDVVIDAVGRPETWKQAFYARDLAGTVVLVGVPTPDMRLEMPLVDFFSRGGSLKSSWYGDCLPERDFPTLIDLYLQGRLPLDKFVSERIGLGDVEEAFHKMHEGKVLRSVVIL, encoded by the coding sequence ATGAGTCAGACAGTGCGCGGTGTGATTTCACGGAAAAAGGGCGAACCCGTCGAACTGGTAGACATCGTCATACCGGACCCGGGGCCCGGCGAGGCAGTCGTCGACATCATCGCGTGCGGCGTCTGTCATACGGACCTGACCTACCGCGAGGGCGGCATCAACGACGAGTACCCCTTCCTGCTCGGCCATGAGGCCGCGGGCAGGGTCGAAGCCGTCGGCCCGGGAGTCACCAGCGTGGAACCGGGCGACTTCGTCATCCTCAACTGGCGCGCGGTGTGCGGCCAATGCCGCGCCTGCAAGCGCGGCCGACCGAGCCTCTGCTTCAGCACTTTCAACGCCGAACAGAAGATGACGTTGACCGACGGCACCGAACTCACGCCGGCCTTGGGCATCGGCGCCTTCGCCGACAAGACGCTGGTGGCCGCGGGTCAATGCACCAAGGTCAACGACGAGGCCGACCCCGCCGTGGCCGGGCTGCTCGGTTGCGGCGTCATGGCCGGCATCGGCGCGGCGATCAACACCGGCGGCGTCACTCGCGACGACACGGTGGCGGTCATCGGCTGCGGCGGGGTGGGCGACGCCGCCATCGCCGGCGCCGCACTGGTGGGGGCGAAGAAGATCATCGCCGTCGACACCGACAACACCAAGCTCGACTGGGCCCGCAAGTTCGGCGCCACCCACACCATCAACGCCCGCGACCTAGACGTCGTCGAGACCATCCAGGACCTCACCGACGGCTTCGGCACCGACGTGGTGATCGACGCCGTCGGCCGCCCCGAGACCTGGAAGCAGGCCTTCTACGCCCGTGACCTCGCCGGAACCGTTGTGCTGGTGGGCGTTCCGACGCCCGACATGCGCCTGGAGATGCCGCTGGTGGACTTCTTCTCCCGCGGCGGCTCGCTGAAGTCGTCCTGGTACGGCGACTGCCTGCCGGAGCGGGACTTCCCCACCCTTATCGACCTGTATCTGCAGGGCCGACTTCCGCTGGACAAGTTCGTCTCGGAACGGATCGGCCTCGGCGACGTCGAAGAGGCATTCCACAAGATGCACGAGGGCAAGGTGCTGCGCTCGGTGGTGATCCTCTAG
- a CDS encoding MBL fold metallo-hydrolase — protein sequence MARIDRVVTHGTFELDGGSWEVDNNIWLVGDDSDVVVFDAAHSAQPIIDAVGGRNVVAVVCTHGHNDHVTVAPELGVTLDAPVLLHPGDDVLWRMTHPDKDFRAVADDETLRVAGTELRALHTPGHSPGSVCWYAPELKVVFSGDTLFSGGPGATGRSYSDFPTILHSISERLGKLPGETIVHTGHGDSTTVGDEIVHYEEWVARGH from the coding sequence GTGGCCCGCATCGATCGCGTCGTCACCCACGGCACCTTCGAACTCGACGGTGGCAGTTGGGAAGTCGACAACAACATCTGGCTGGTCGGCGACGACTCCGACGTGGTGGTGTTCGACGCCGCCCACTCGGCCCAGCCCATCATTGACGCCGTCGGCGGCCGCAATGTGGTGGCGGTGGTGTGCACGCACGGCCACAACGACCACGTCACGGTGGCGCCAGAACTCGGTGTGACGCTCGACGCGCCCGTACTGCTACACCCTGGCGATGACGTGTTGTGGCGGATGACCCACCCGGACAAGGACTTCCGCGCTGTTGCCGACGATGAGACATTGCGGGTGGCGGGCACCGAGCTGCGGGCGCTGCACACGCCGGGCCACTCCCCGGGTTCGGTGTGCTGGTATGCCCCGGAGCTGAAGGTGGTGTTCAGCGGTGACACCCTGTTCTCCGGCGGACCGGGCGCGACCGGGCGCTCCTACTCGGACTTTCCGACGATCCTGCACTCGATATCGGAACGGCTCGGCAAGTTGCCCGGCGAGACCATCGTGCATACCGGGCACGGCGACAGCACGACCGTCGGCGACGAGATCGTCCACTACGAGGAATGGGTAGCCCGCGGGCACTGA
- a CDS encoding SHOCT domain-containing protein, with protein sequence MSSRAVARTSLTLAIVTLVISVIGFIIALVANAFFLDDFDAYGEVAVPGSGTVHLPAGEVNVSLHALVVGGGDGGLPVPPLSLEITPPSSAPKVEIAESIGSSTTINNDAHIRVFKVQVFEEGDYQVTTEGQTGGYINPRLAFGHSSSYDYLVWVFVTMFVIGLVWLVLSISWLARARRPVTVSPYGYGSGYPQYPGVSSTPHGAYEPTGQGIQVERLKTIAALRNSGALTEEEYRAEERRILGGY encoded by the coding sequence ATGAGTAGCAGAGCAGTCGCCAGGACCTCGCTGACGCTGGCCATCGTGACGCTGGTGATTTCGGTGATCGGCTTCATCATCGCCTTGGTGGCCAACGCGTTCTTTCTCGACGACTTCGACGCCTACGGTGAGGTGGCGGTCCCGGGTTCTGGCACCGTGCATCTGCCCGCCGGCGAGGTCAACGTCAGCCTGCACGCCTTGGTGGTCGGTGGCGGCGACGGGGGTCTGCCCGTTCCGCCGCTCAGTCTCGAGATCACCCCACCGTCAAGTGCGCCCAAAGTGGAGATCGCCGAAAGTATCGGCTCCTCAACGACGATCAACAACGACGCACACATTCGAGTCTTCAAGGTCCAGGTCTTCGAAGAGGGCGACTACCAGGTGACGACCGAGGGTCAGACCGGGGGATACATCAACCCGCGACTGGCCTTCGGTCACTCGAGTTCCTACGACTATCTGGTGTGGGTGTTCGTCACGATGTTCGTCATTGGCCTGGTCTGGTTGGTGCTGTCGATCAGTTGGCTGGCCCGGGCGCGACGTCCGGTCACCGTGTCACCGTATGGGTATGGCAGCGGCTATCCGCAGTACCCGGGGGTGTCGTCGACACCGCATGGCGCGTACGAACCCACCGGTCAGGGCATTCAGGTCGAACGGTTGAAAACCATTGCGGCGCTGCGGAACTCCGGCGCTCTGACCGAAGAGGAGTACCGGGCCGAGGAGCGCCGGATCCTGGGCGGCTACTGA
- the lnt gene encoding apolipoprotein N-acyltransferase, whose translation MRVGLETLRQRLPGRLPGWAASSMCGTLPTLAFPAPSWWWLGWVGLVPLLLVVRAAPSSRSGAVRCWWGMGAFVVVNQYWLLGSVGPFLLLLGLGLGALWLPCGWAAHRLLAAPVSVGRTVAAVAVVPSAWVSAEAVRSLPSLGGPWGALGASQWNQPVTLASAAVGGVWLTSFLLAAANTALAGVILHRRAAVRLALVGCAAVCAAVGPAWYLLGPAASPGPTVRVALVQVGDIADAAARQQAAESITATLVGQPVDLVVWGESSVGLDLLSHPDVVARLAELSRRVGADLLVNVDAAAPGGGIYKSAVLLDAGGVVGSYRKTRLVPFGEYVPLRSLFGWVTRHSKAAGTDRQRGTGQVVLHVGELAIGPLVSYELTFSDLARREGQLGAQLLVYQSATSSFQGTWAQPQLAAQAAVRAVEVGRPVVHVGLSGDSSAFDARGRLLAWCGSDWRGVTVVEVPIASDGASHADATPYQRWGEWVPVTAVVILICFAAYGLFLRRPA comes from the coding sequence ATGCGCGTCGGTTTGGAGACACTGCGACAGCGCCTCCCCGGCCGGTTACCGGGCTGGGCGGCGTCGTCGATGTGCGGGACGTTACCGACCCTCGCCTTTCCGGCTCCATCGTGGTGGTGGTTGGGCTGGGTGGGGCTGGTCCCGCTGCTGTTGGTGGTGCGGGCGGCGCCGTCGTCACGGTCGGGTGCGGTGCGGTGCTGGTGGGGTATGGGCGCGTTCGTGGTGGTCAACCAGTACTGGTTGCTGGGCAGCGTCGGTCCGTTCCTGCTGTTGCTGGGCTTAGGGCTGGGTGCGCTGTGGCTGCCGTGTGGTTGGGCCGCGCACCGATTGTTGGCGGCGCCGGTCAGCGTTGGGCGCACGGTGGCCGCCGTTGCGGTGGTGCCCAGCGCGTGGGTTTCGGCCGAGGCGGTGCGATCGCTGCCGTCGTTGGGCGGGCCCTGGGGGGCGTTGGGCGCGTCGCAGTGGAACCAGCCCGTCACGCTGGCGTCGGCCGCCGTTGGGGGAGTGTGGCTGACGAGTTTTCTGCTGGCAGCGGCCAATACCGCTTTGGCCGGGGTGATCCTGCACCGGCGCGCTGCCGTTCGGCTGGCCCTGGTCGGATGTGCGGCGGTGTGCGCGGCCGTCGGTCCGGCCTGGTACTTGCTGGGGCCCGCTGCGTCGCCCGGTCCGACGGTGCGCGTCGCGCTGGTACAGGTTGGCGATATCGCCGATGCCGCGGCGCGTCAGCAGGCCGCCGAATCGATCACCGCGACGTTGGTCGGTCAGCCGGTGGACCTGGTGGTGTGGGGTGAAAGCAGTGTCGGGCTGGACCTGCTCAGCCACCCGGATGTCGTCGCTCGCCTGGCCGAATTGTCGCGTCGGGTGGGCGCCGATCTGTTGGTCAACGTCGACGCGGCGGCGCCCGGTGGCGGCATCTACAAGTCGGCGGTGCTCCTGGACGCGGGCGGGGTGGTCGGCAGCTACCGCAAGACGCGGCTGGTGCCGTTCGGTGAGTACGTGCCGTTGCGGTCGTTGTTCGGGTGGGTCACCCGGCACAGCAAGGCGGCCGGGACGGACCGCCAGCGTGGCACCGGGCAGGTGGTGTTGCATGTCGGCGAGCTCGCGATCGGGCCGTTGGTCAGCTACGAGCTGACCTTCTCCGATCTGGCGCGCCGCGAGGGACAGCTGGGGGCGCAGCTGCTGGTGTATCAGAGTGCGACCTCGTCGTTTCAAGGGACTTGGGCGCAGCCGCAGTTGGCCGCCCAGGCCGCGGTGCGTGCCGTCGAGGTGGGCCGCCCGGTGGTGCATGTGGGGTTGTCCGGTGACAGCTCGGCCTTCGATGCGCGCGGCCGCCTGCTGGCGTGGTGTGGTTCGGACTGGCGGGGTGTCACCGTCGTCGAGGTCCCCATTGCTTCGGATGGGGCTTCGCATGCGGACGCCACGCCCTATCAGAGGTGGGGCGAGTGGGTGCCGGTGACCGCGGTGGTGATCTTGATTTGTTTTGCTGCGTACGGGCTGTTCTTGCGTCGACCTGCGTGA
- a CDS encoding SDR family oxidoreductase: MANDLIATVPDLSGKLVVITGANSGLGFGLARRLSAAGADVVMAIRNRAKGEAAIEEIRKSVPDAKLTIKNLDLSSLASVAALGEQLNAEGRPIDILINNAGVMTPPTRDTTADGFELQFGSNHLGHFALTGHALPLLRAAQRARVVSLSSLAARRGRINFDDPQFEKSYNAMAAYSQSKVAVLMFARELDKRSRAGGWGIVSNAAHPGLTKTNLQISGPSHGRDKPALMERFYKASWRFTPFLWQEIDEGILPALYAAATPQAEGGAFYGPRGFYEAAGGGVTEAKVPAQARNDADNQRLWELSERLTGVRFPTSN, from the coding sequence ATGGCCAACGATCTCATCGCCACCGTGCCTGATCTGTCGGGCAAGTTGGTAGTCATCACCGGCGCCAACAGCGGCCTGGGCTTCGGACTTGCCCGACGCCTGTCGGCGGCCGGTGCGGATGTGGTGATGGCGATCCGCAACCGGGCCAAAGGTGAGGCCGCGATCGAGGAAATTCGCAAGTCCGTCCCCGATGCCAAGCTGACCATCAAGAACCTCGACTTGTCGTCGCTGGCCTCCGTCGCCGCCCTGGGCGAACAACTCAATGCCGAGGGACGCCCGATCGACATCCTCATCAACAACGCCGGAGTGATGACGCCGCCCACCCGCGACACCACGGCCGACGGCTTCGAATTGCAGTTCGGCAGTAACCATCTGGGACACTTCGCGCTGACCGGACACGCGCTGCCGCTGCTGCGCGCCGCCCAGCGCGCACGGGTGGTTTCGCTGAGCAGCCTCGCCGCCCGCCGCGGCCGGATCAACTTCGACGACCCGCAATTCGAGAAGTCGTACAACGCGATGGCGGCCTACAGTCAGTCGAAGGTGGCGGTGTTGATGTTCGCGCGCGAACTGGACAAGCGCAGCCGCGCCGGCGGCTGGGGCATCGTGTCCAACGCCGCGCACCCCGGCCTGACCAAGACCAATCTGCAGATCAGCGGTCCGTCGCACGGCCGCGACAAGCCCGCGTTGATGGAGCGTTTCTACAAGGCGTCGTGGCGGTTCACACCGTTCCTGTGGCAGGAGATCGACGAAGGAATCCTGCCCGCGCTCTACGCGGCGGCCACGCCGCAGGCCGAAGGCGGCGCGTTCTACGGGCCCAGGGGTTTCTACGAGGCCGCCGGCGGCGGCGTCACCGAGGCCAAGGTACCCGCACAAGCCCGCAATGACGCTGACAACCAACGACTTTGGGAACTCTCCGAGCGGCTAACCGGCGTCAGATTCCCAACCTCCAACTGA